The following proteins come from a genomic window of Malus domestica chromosome 02, GDT2T_hap1:
- the LOC103418247 gene encoding exosome complex exonuclease RRP44 homolog A: MLQNKSFVKRTRGGKITKVVREHYLRHDIYCGAPVCKVCDTSGARLSPTASTILIFDTNVVLRQIDLIENPAIEDVVVLSIVLEEVKNRNLSVYNRVRALCSNSLRNFFVFSNEHHKDTYVTDMSGESKNDRNDRAIRVAAQWYQSHLAGSAKVLLITNDKENKRKAIEEGISAETVESYVRSLSRPDLLDLLVQPASEDVKMEDVEDLRPSKRKVVYSEHKPMSEITSGLHCGIYHQGKLRVNRYNPFEAYVGSESIGDEIIIYGRTNMNRAFDGDIVAVELLPQDQWHEEKSIALADEEDEQEEDVHLVPGSADDAPRTTAPHGSAGVTESVPNRPSGRVIGIIKRNWHSYCGSLEPMAKPAGGGGIAHALFVSKDRRIPKIRIQTRQLENLLDKRITVAVDSWDPLSRYPSGHYVRTIGVIGDKDTETEVVLIENDINTRPFSSQVLACLPPLPWFVSSEDLANPIRQDLRQLRVFSVDPPGCKDIDDALHCTALPNGNYEVGVHIADVTNFVHSGTPLDDEASQRGTSVYLVERRIDMLPKPLTEDICSLRADVERLAFSVIWEMTAEAEIISARYTKSVIKSCAALSYIEAQARMDDSRLMDPLTTDLRNMNSLAKIMRARRIERGALTLASAEVKFEIDTETHDPLDIGMYQIREANQMVEEFMLAANVSVAEKILKHFPLCSLLRRHPTPTREMLEPLLRTAAAIGLNLDVSSSKALADSLDSAVGDDPYFNKLIRILATRCMTQAVYFCSGDLSPPEYLHYGLAALLYTHFTSPIRRYADVIVHRLLAASLGIYKLPTVFQDGPRLTSIADNLNYRHRNAQMASRASVELHTLIFFKKRPTDTEARIVRIRSNGFFVFVPKYGIEGPVYLTPRGEKGGGEWYVDEQQQKIRKMDGSISYSVLQTVFIHMEIVEPQPNRPKLQLSLV; encoded by the exons ATGTTGCAGAACAAGTCATTCGTCAAGAGAACCAGAGGCGGCAAAATCACCAAG GTCGTCAGAGAGCACTATCTCCGGCACGACATATACTGCGGAGCTCCGGTATGCAAAGTTTGCGATACGTCCGGAGCTCGATTGAGCCCTACCGCTTCCACCATTCTCATCTTTGATACCAATGTCGTCCTTCGTCAG ATTGATTTGATTGAGAATCCGGCGATCGAGGATGTGGTTGTTCTTTCGATTGTGCTGGAAGAGGTTAAAAACAGGAACTTGTCTGTTTACAATAGAGTTAGAGCTCTGTGCAGCAATTCTCTGAGGAATTTTTTCGTCTTTTCGAATGAACATCACAA GGATACATATGTTACGGACATGAGCGGAGAAAGTAAAAATGATCGAAATGATAGAG CAATTCGGGTGGCTGCTCAGTGGTATCAAAGTCATCTTGCTGGCTCAGCTAAGGTTTTACTTATAACCAATGATAAGGAGAATAAGAGGAAGGCTATTGAAGAGGGAATTTCTGCAGAGACAG TTGAATCGTATGTGAGGTCATTGAGTCGGCCAGATTTGCTTGACCTGCTCGTGCAGCCTGCATCAGAAGATGTAAAGATGGAGGACGTTGAAGATTTGAGACCATCGAAAAGGAAAGTCGTCTACTCAGAG CATAAGCCCATGTCTGAAATTACTTCCGGTTTGCATTGTGGCATATACCATCAAGGAAAACTTCGAGTTAATCGTTACAACCCATTTGAAGCATATGTTGGAAGTGAGAGCATTGGTGATGAAATTATAATCTATGGACGTACAAACATGAATAGGGCTTTTGATGGTGATATAGTGGCAGTTGAGCTTCTGCCTCAAGATCAATGGCATGAGGAAAAATCTATAGCACTAGCAGATGAAG AGGATGAGCAAGAAGAAGATGTCCATCTGGTTCCAGGCAGTGCTGATGATGCTCCTAGGACTACAGCTCCACATGGTTCTGCCGGAGTAACAGAATCTGTCCCAAATCGACCATCTGGCCGTGTCATTGGTATTATAAAGCGGAATTGGCATTC TTATTGTGGATCTTTGGAGCCCATGGCTAAGCCTGCAGGTGGTGGTGGTATTGCCCATGCTTTATTTGTCTCAAAAGATCGTAGGATTCCGAAGATTCGAATTCAAACTCGACAGCTTGAGAATCTGCTGGACAAGAGAATTACCGTGGCAGTTGATTCATGGGACCCTTTGTCTCGATATCCTTCTGGCCATTATGTACGAACCATAGGAGTAATAGGTGATAAAGATACTGAAACTGAG GTGGTCTTGATTGAGAATGATATAAATACAAGACcattttcttctcaagttctagCATGCCTGCCGCCGCTACCATGGTTTGTGTCTTCTGAAGATTTGGCAAATCCTATTAGACAGGATTTGCGACAATTGCGTGTCTTTAGTGTTGATCCTCCTG GATGCAAGGATATAGATGATGCATTGCACTGTACAGCTCTTCCAAATGGAAATTACGAAGTTGGAGTCC ATATTGCTGATGTAACAAATTTTGTACACTCGGGAACTCCTCTTGATGATGAGGCTTCACAAAGAGGCACATCGGTCTACCTTGTTGAACGGCGCATTGACATGCTTCCAAAACCTCTGACAGAAG ATATATGTTCTCTTCGAGCTGATGTGGAAAGGCTAGCCTTTTCTGTCATTTGG GAAATGACAGCTGAAGCTGAGATTATTTCTGCAAGATACACCAAAAGTGTTATTAAATCGTGTGCAGCATTATCTTACATTGAAGCTCAAGCGAGGATGGATGATAG TCGGTTGATGGATCCATTAACTACAGATTTAAGAAACATGAACTCTTTAGCAAAG ATAATGAGGGCAAGGCGTATTGAGAGAGGAGCCTTAACTCTTGCATCTGCTGAAGTCAAATTTGAAATTGACACTGAGACTCATGATCCTCTTGATATCG GTATGTACCAGATACGTGAAGCAAACCAAATGGTGGAGGAGTTTATGCTTGCCGCTAATGTTTCAGTTGCTGAGAAGATTCTTAAACATTTCCCTCTATGTTCACTATTGAG GCGCCACCCTACTCCGACCAGAGAGATGCTTGAACCGCTGTTGCGTACAGCTGCTGCTATTGGTCTCAACTTGGATGTCTCATCATCAAAAGCACTAGCTGATTCACTTGACTCTGCTGTG GGTGATGATCCGTACTTCAACAAGCTTATTCGTATACTGGCTACGAGATGCATGACCCAG GCTGTTTACTTCTGTAGTGGGGATCTCAGCCCTCCGGAATATCTTCATTATGGGCTTGCAGCGCTTCTATACACTCATTTCACCTCTCCTATTAGGAGATATGCAG ATGTCATAGTACACAGGTTGCTTGCTGCATCTCTGGGGATATACAAGCTTCCAACTGTATTCCAAGACGGACCCCGACTCACAAGCATTGCTGACA ATTTAAATTATCGGCATAGGAATGCCCAGATGGCAAGTCGGGCCTCAGTGGAGCTCCATActctcatttttttcaaaaaacg GCCAACGGACACAGAGGCAAGAATAGTCAGAATAAGATCCAATGGATTTTTCGTATTTGTGCCCAA GTACGGCATAGAAGGGCCGGTGTACTTGACACCAAGGGGTGAGAAGGGAGGCGGAGAATGGTATGTGGATGAGCAACAACAGAAGATTAGAAAAATGGACGGTAGCATTTCATACAGCGTTCTGCAGACAGTGTTTATTCATATGGAGATTGTGGAACCCCAGCCCAACAGGCCAAAACTCCAACTATCGCTAGTGTAG
- the LOC103455518 gene encoding protein PIN-LIKES 5-like gives MGFWTLLEVACMPIFQVLIISVLGALMATEYWNLLPSGARRSMNKVVFVVFTPSLVFANVAKTITFGDIVSWWFMIVNVALTFVVGGILGWIVVKIFKPKPYQEGVIIAAVSSANLGNLPLILVPAICNEDGNPFGNHSVCSTIGLSYVSFSMALGGFFIWTYTYQLIRTSSITWKKLQAAEEAQEATKRPNTDLDANGDTHLLKGEDEEQGAIVASETSVNQAIVAPDESNVPFSHKVLAFVRQILHELLAPPTLAAVVGFVVGAIPFLKKIIIGDDAPLRAIEDSITQLGNGTIPCITLILGGNLIQGLRKSTIKLPALLGVIVAKYVVMPAIGILIVRAADKLGFLPSDPLFHFVLMIQFTLPPAMNIGTMTQLFDVAEAECSVLFLWTYLVAALALTIWSTIFMWILS, from the exons atgggTTTCTGGACGCTGTTGGAGGTGGCTTGCATGCCAATTTTCCAAGTTCTCATAATCAGTGTGTTGGGAGCTTTGATGGCAACTGAGTACTGGAATCTTCTCCCATCGGGCGCCCGAAGGTCCATGAACAAG GTTGTGTTTGTGGTGTTCACTCCCTCACTGGTGTTTGCAAATGTGGCCAAGACTATTACATTTGGGGACATTGTTTCATG GTGGTTTATGATTGTCAACGTCGCGCTTACCTTTGTAGTTGGAGGGATTCTTGGATGGATTGTGGTAAAGATTTTCAAACCAAAACCTTACCAGGAAGGTGTGATAATTGCTGCAGTCTCATCAG CAAACTTGGGAAACCTTCCCCTCATACTTGTCCCTGCAATCTGCAATGAGGACGGAAACCCCTTTGGCAATCATAGTGTTTGTAGTACGATTGGACTCTCATACGTATCTTTTTCCATGGCG CTTGGTGGTTTCTTCATTTGGACCTACACTTACCAGCTGATTCGAACTTCATCTATTACATGGAAAAAGCTTCAAGCAGCCGAGGAAGCTCAGGAGGCCACAAAGAGGCCCAACACAGATTTGGATGCTAACGGGGATACTCACCTTCTCAAAGGAGAAGATGAAGAGCAGGGTGCTATTGTAGCGTCTGAAACTTCTGTAAACCAAGCT ATAGTAGCCCCTGATGAATCAAACGTACCATTCAGCCATAAAGTATTAGCATTCGTTCGCCAGATTTTGCATGAGTTACTGGCACCACCAACACTTGCTGCG GTTGTGGGATTCGTCGTTGGGGCAATTCCATTtcttaagaaaataataattggTGACGACGCCCCTCTACGTGCGATCGAAGACTCTATTACACAACTCGG GAACGGTACAATCCCTTGCATCACACTCATTCTCGGAGGCAATCTGATCCAAG GCTTACGTAAATCAACGATCAAACTCCCTGCCCTCCTCGGAGTGATTGTTGCCAAATACGTAGTAATGCCTGCAATCGGTATTCTCATTGTAAGAGCAGCAGACAAACTAGGGTTTCTCCCATCAGACCCCTTGTTCCACTTTGTGCTGATGATTCAGTTTACCCTGCCGCCTGCCATGAATATCG GTACGATGACACAGCTGTTTGATGTGGCTGAGGCAGAGTGCTCAGTGCTCTTCCTGTGGACGTACTTGGTTGCAGCCTTGGCACTTACCATTTGGTCAACAATCTTCATGTGGATCTTGTCTTGA